A single window of Zea mays cultivar B73 chromosome 10, Zm-B73-REFERENCE-NAM-5.0, whole genome shotgun sequence DNA harbors:
- the LOC118473595 gene encoding endoribonuclease Dicer-like, translating into MSASTAMGALEQAHLAVVASACDDDEQNDYIDMLSGDTAVTGLHRGANGARWCWGLMRTTAMRACAGHPSMSPRPSAMAPEILEALTAKNCREDFSQESLETLGDSFFNYITAQHFFGKYKNQHEGALTKMKKNVISNAALCQLACSNSLAVVLPNLASFLKS; encoded by the exons ATGAGTGCATCTACCGCCATGGGAGCGCTCGAGCAGGCCCACCTCGCGGTCGTCGCTTCCGCATGCGATGATGATGAGCAAAACGACTACATCGACATGCTCTCAGGGGACACCGCGGTGACGGGGCTACACCGTGGAGCCAACGGTGCGCGCTGGTGTTGGGGCTTGATGAGGACGACCGCCATGAGGGCCTGTGCTGGACACCCAAGCATGTCTCCAAGGCCTTCCGCGATGGCACCCGAG ATTCTGGAAGCACTTACAGCAAAGAATTGCCGAGAGGACTTTTCGCAGGAATCATTAGAGACACTTGGGGATTCTTTTTTCAACTATATTACAGCCCAACACTTTTTTGGCAAATACAAAAATCAGCATGAAGGCGCGCTGACCAAGATGAAGAAAAACGTGATCTCGAATGCAGCTTTATGCCAGCTTGCTTGCAGTAACAGTCTTGCGGTAGTCTTACCTAACCTGGCTTCTTTTTTGAAATCTTAA
- the LOC100382612 gene encoding F-box protein SKIP14: MALNYSSRSLLVTDECANMMLGCGCWSDEASPVSSSGVNSLWWNEPEMEMKEADPVDLLPTDPFGMNLETTFTAAIASCIGDLTFMSGAGHFGSGDDDDFSDDLSYYLNQAFMLTPEPWSGAYTGGFEDSFVCGGLSGAGGMEQFSRLPPSMSYSIGVMEDPYSSCHPALSCCDNMVEEDPSSSCNPALACWDMVDVAPVQEGNDAHEAMVFVLSYLGLRDILSVEMVCKSLHSAVRNEPFLWKCIHIDSRLGKKMSDADLLCLTQKSPGSMQCLSLMHCNNITDQGLKAVLKSNLQLTKLGIFGAFRITYQGLIDSLRSFNMETDIGIKKLRVTNHVTASEAQYEELLSLMKIDKKMALHKQEPRIFHSGRLLLDLYGGYVPDSFVPELHDEFALDIEKCPLCPNYKLVYDCPSKECKNSRHSTCRGCIVCIWRCLLCGRCIDIANVFQESFCLGKLCRDCVKYEDLLPTEK, from the exons ATGGCGCTGAATTACTCGTCACGCTCGCTCCTGGTGACCGATGAATGTGCCAACATGATGCTTGGTTGTGGGTGCTGGTCGGATGAGGCCTCTCCTGTATCATCCTCCGGGGTGAATTCACTGTGGTGGAATGAGCCTGAGATGGAGATGAAGGAGGCGGATCCTGTGGATCTCTTACCCACGGACCCCTTTGGGATGAACCTGGAAACTACGTTCACAGCTGCGATCGCCAGTTGCATCGGGGACCTCACGTTCATGTCTGGTGCTGGGCATTTTGGAAGCGGTGATGACGATGATTTCTCTGATGACCTGAGTTATTACTTGAACCAGGCTTTTATGCTCACTCCGGAGCCATGGAGTGGTGCCTATACTGGTGGTTTTGAGGATTCTTTTGTGTGTGGAGGCCTCTCAGGTGCTGGAGGCATGGAACAGTTTTCACGGTTGCCTCCTAGTATGTCCTACTCTATTGGGGTCATGGAGGACCCATATAGCTCTTGTCACCCAGCTTTGTCATGCTGTGATAATATGGTTGAGGAGGACCCATCTAGCTCTTGTAACCCAGCTTTGGCATGCTGGGATATGGTTGATGTTGCTCCTGTCCAGGAGGGAAATGATGCACATGAAGCGATGGTGTTTGTTCTGAGCTATCTTGGCTTACGTGACATCCTCTCTGTTGAGATGGTGTGCAAGTCATTGCATTCAGCTGTCCGGAACGAACCCTTTTTATGGAAGTGCATCCATATTGACTCGCGCTTGGGGAAGAAGATGTCTGATGCTGATCTTCTGTGCCTGACACAGAAGTCCCCAGGTTCTATGCAGTGCCTGAGTCTTATGCACTGTAACAACATCACAGATCAGGGATTGAAAGCTGTTTTAAAGAGTAATCTACAGTTAACAAAG TTGGGCATTTTTGGTGCTTTCCGGATTACTTATCAAGGTCTTATTGACAGTCTGAGGTCATTTAATATGGAAACAGATATTGGTATAAAGAAACTCAGAGTTACAAATCACGTCACTGCATCAGAAGCGCAATATGAAGAGTTGTTGTCCTTGATGAAAATAGACAAGAAGATGGCATTACACAAACAGGAGCCTCGGATCTTTCATTCTGGTCGTCTTTTACTAGATCTTTATGGTGGATATGTTCCCGATTCTTTCGTACCAGAGCTTCATGATGAATTTGCTCTTGATATTGAGAAGTGCCCTCTTTGTCCAAACTACAAACTTGTTTATGATTGCCCATCAAAGGAGTGCAAGAACAGCAGACATAGTACTTGCAGAGGGTGTATTGTTTGCATCTGGAGATGTTTGCTATGTGGGAGATGTATAGACATTGCCAATGTGTTCCAAGAGTCGTTTTGTTTGGGGAAACTTTGCCGTGACTGTGTCAAATATGAAGACTTGCTCCCCACAGAAAAGTAG